Genomic segment of Eupeodes corollae chromosome 2, idEupCoro1.1, whole genome shotgun sequence:
ggaaaaaatgataatttcaaGATCAATTAATGGGAGGAATGGAAATTTTGATTGGTTTAATCAACATTTGTCTAACATGAAGCAAATGAAAATCCAACTGCATCAAAGAGCTGTTTGGACAAATAACACCGGTGACTGGAGTATGTATAGACTCTATAGAAACAGGTACGCGACTGAACTTCAAAtggcaaaaaataatttcattgctAGAAAGATTGATCAATCAACGGATCAAAAAACCATGTGGAGAACAATAAAAAATCTAGTCCTTAATCAAGAGAATAGTGAAATAGAACAAATAATCTGTGATAGTGAAGTGATTAAGAATAAGTCTGACATAGCTAATAAgctgaatacattttttgttaaaacaaaataccatttgaacattataaaaatttaataaatataaatccagaaataagttttaaatttaagcgaATTAATATGAGTGATTTAAcacaaataatgaaaaacatgAACAATAAAAGGGACTTCAATGGTTTGTCAACTAAAATGATGTTGTGTACTATGGACATTATTGGACCTTGTTTTTTGAGTATGATAAACGAATCTCTTCGTAGTGGTGTTTTTCCTAGTTCCTGGAAAGAATCAATTGTAGTGCCAATAGAAAAAGTTAAGGGGACTGTTAATCCGGCTGAATTTCGGCCGGTCAACATGCTTATGACGGAGagtaaaattcttgaaaaagttGTACATAATCAGCTGCAGAATTATATGGAAGCCAATCATTTCTTAACGGATTATCAGTCTGGATCTAGGCAAAATCACAGTTGTGAAGCATTACTTAATCTGGTAATTACGCAATGGAAAACCGATGTTCACGACAAGAAAGTTATTGTTGCGGTTTTTCTGTATCTACAAAGGGCATTTGAGACAATTGATCGAGATATAATGCTGAAAAAACAGAATCGATATGGTATTAAAGGAGTGGAACTACAATGGTTCAAAAGCTACAATGGTTCAAACAGAACTCAGAGAACCAAAGTGTCAAGTAATTTATCAGAAGTTTTGGATGTAACGCTGGGTGTACCTCAAGGGGCGGTGTTGGGAacacttctttttataatttacataaacGACGTGGAAAATGTATTAAGACATGCGAAGGCTAggctgtttgcggatgatacaTTGTTATATGTGTCTGGAAGATCTGCAGAGGAGTGTATCGATCAACTGAATGcggatttaaaaaacattgaatcttattttaaaatgaataaattaaagcttaacacttcaaaaacaaaagctattatAATTAATGGAGAGTctgtataaaatattattattaatgaagtGGCAATTGAAAAGGTTAAAGAAATTAAGTATTTAGGAgttattattgataaaaaattaagtttcgaaAATCACATTAACAATATATGTAATAAAATTGCTAAGAAAATAGGATTTTTCCAAAGAATAAGAGGTAAAGTATCTATGAATTgtgcaattaaaatttataatgtaaTGATCAAACcacattttgaatattgttcAACAATACTGTTTTTGGGTTCTAGACAAATGTCAGAAAGGttgcaaaaattgcaaaacagGGGAATGCGCTGTATTCTCATGTGTAATAGGTTAACACCGATACAACTTATGTTAGATACTCTAAAATGGCTAAACATCAACCAAAGAACATTAATGAATGTACTAATgtttatcttcaaaatgaaaaataatatgttaCCTAATTAtctttataatgaaatagtcTATGTATCTAATCTGCAAAcacataatttaagaaatggtggTGATTTCAGGCTACCATTTTTTACAACAAGTAGATCGCAGAATATATTGTAtcataaaggttttaaattatttaataacttgccttttgacttaaattcagaaaataattttattgtttttaaaagaaaaatgatattatatgtaaaaatgaattatatttaattaaaaatattagtttttattccttaaattagttttaagttaaagaTTGTAAAAAATAGCAGGAGCTAAATAaagaatcaaatcaaaaaaaaaaaaaaaacttgtgtcAGGAAAATATGCGCCTAACGAAGATTTATCATTCTAGACCGGTCATTTTGGACCACCCTCTGAATgtccaaaatgatttttttcatgttctaggcaaaaataaaataagcccATGAAAATCAAATGATCCTTTGTAAACGGGTTGGTtctaaaagacattttttttcaaagttaacttaaaattatttgaaaacgtCTAAGTTCTAAATATAAATTCGACCAATTGGAAATGAAACAAAGCATAAATAACattcccaaaaatattttgctctGGGTGATGATTAATTTTTACTTGGGCTAAAGGAGCGGGCtgaatatgaacattttaaaaggcTTCgtgattagtttttaaattagtcAATTTTAAAcggatttttagtcaaaacatCTTACAttgattcaaaaaacaaaaacagcatcccattgaattcaatttttgttacttACAGCTaagttttggatatcaattgggcttgaaataaataatttgggaaagtttttaaaatcaatcaaaaactaAGTACAAATGTACTTgtctttcaaattaaatttcttatgttttttatttgaattcagactatttttttgtgatattttttttaaagtaaaaaaaagctagaaaataaaaaatgttatgaacATATTCATAGTTTTCTTCTTTGTAGAATAAGAAAGTTGCCAACAAATTCTTTGCATTGAGGGAATTGATATTATTAGACACAAAAGCATAAGCAAACAACAAACATTAAGtacagttaatttttgtttgcgacAAGTGCTATCAGCTTTGATTAACTTACAAAAGAAGATAAGACTGGATGACAAGTGTATTTGAACAATCTTATCTTCATACAActacggaaaatttaaaaactatttaaatatttgtttatatatgttttacaataaaatgCATATGTGAagaattttcaattcatttagGTTTTGTTTGTTGAGAATTATTTCATccctacaaaaatcaaaaacaataaaatacgtACCGATCCTGCAACTGCTCCTGCAGTAAAACTAAAACCAAATGTAGGATCTGTCACTTGATAATACCATTTAAGAGCTTCATAGCATGACCAGTAGATACcttgaaaaaaagacaaaatctttcaagtatttaatttgaataaattatgaaaaatcttACCAGAAAAAGGAACATCACGATAAATAGTTGGAGGTAGACCCTTAAAAAGTACCAGTGCTCCATCTGCTTGAATCATAGTGCGGACAGCATTGGTCATTTCTTTGTAGGTCATCTTTTGCGATTGCATTTTAGTTCGTATTAGCTCAAGAGGGCTAACCATTGTAACGGCAAAGATGCGAGACGATACACCTGCAAATAGGGGTACATACAAAGGCATGTCCGTTCCGCCAAGGTGTTTATTGTGAAAGTCTTTGGTGTGTCTTCTGATTTGTTCGTAGGCAACAAAATAGATAACCGTAGAAGGAAGAGCTGAGACTAGAGTTGGTCCGAGACCTGACCAAAGAGCTTTTACGCCTTCAGAGCGACTAATTTTTATGAATGCGTCCTAAAATATAgaaattcagttaaaaaaagattttttttttcacgtacAATAAACTATGACCAAAAACATACAATGGTGCCATTTAGATGAAGATGATTCTTCAATGGAGCAGAATTGGGTCCACACGGACATAGGTGATCCATAAGACCATTGCAATAAAGGAAGCATTTGTTGGAGAGTAGTAACTTTTGTTGCGTTTGAATGCGCGTTTTAACAACATCCAATGGTGTCActttaattaattgaattatttaaaaagtgaattcaaaaatacaaaaacaaatatatatgaTTTACTTATCAATGAGGTAATTATTCCCCCAGTACATGCCGAGGCGATTTGTTGATACGGCTTTATTCTAAATCGAGGGTCATCTGTGTTAATTTTTCGGCGGCCAGTTTTTTCTGGCAGTTTTGTAGAAGGTGTcatttgatgaaaattttatataatgtttgtattaatacaaaaccgtttttgtGAAATTCGAGTTTAGAAATAAAACGTGTTTGATTTTATTAGAGGcaaatttaaatgataaattgCTAAAGACTGGATAAGAATCGAAGTTTTTATTATGACATTTCACGAACTTACattaggtttgtttgatttgaaaaaaaaaacattgaaatgtaAGTGCTGAATAGAATTTTAAATCTATTACCTTTTGgatgcaaaacaaatttaaattcttaagacGACCATCCACGAACAAATCTGACGCGAATGGTGCGGGCtagtaaaatttcaatttgctgCAAGAGATTTTATTTCGAATAGGGAAGGGAAGCTGTCACTTTTGCAGCTGAAATTTGAAAGGTAAAAAAGGCAGTAAAAAATATGGAACTATTGGCACAATGGCAACAAAACAAtagaattttttcaagaaaaggtTCCTTATCATATCATTATTCGGAAATATAGTCACAATATTGACCACCCAAATCTTTTTAGCACCATTTTCTATGGTCTCGGAAACGCAATATTTATTAGAAtcctcttaaacaatttaaaactcgTGAATAGATAATGCAGCATTCaaatgagcgcgaccaacgaacgacgaatgacttacaaaatgtgagtttatattcgtttgaagacatatttccacacaaatttttaacaaaacgatagtaatatagtttctatttgatttatgatccatacttttacttttgaaataccatatattataataaatttaagaaaacaaatttattcgtcccgaaaaaaatttaagttgatacgagctgtcaaactttattcgcgttccacattatccacacttgcaacgaataaaataatcgccgttttggtttcggtgatcaaagtcaaactttattcgcgacgaattaaaaactctcatgtaaaagaaatgtcaaaatcaacgaatattcgttcattcgttggtcgtgctcatgtgaataaaggcccaactataataggcataagcaaacataagcttatgtcaaaaacccaacgataattcacttaagtttgcgaaattactgctTAGCCATAattcaattttgctcacgtatctaaatgtcagattttacttatgcggcgagcgactgggatcgctcttgcttaagttaactagactgagaaaaattgaacgaaacggagctagactccattatgttcactcgtattgagattctttgtattcgcacgtttacttatgcgcgcatatgctagcttatgcctattatagtttttataagCCTTAATGCTTAAGAAGTATTTAATGGTGCACTTACACTTAGATTAAGTACTTTTATATCCGCACAAATAGAGgatgaaaaacatttaaaacacatTTGGATTTTCGGCAAGCAAAgcatttttaagtttgaaataaaaatttaaaataatcattaaaaCAGTTGCTAgcttatttttgaatgtttaactttttaactttgtGCATGTTAGGAGGTCTTTAAGATGATTGTTCTACTACGCACAAGTTCCAACAAAATTTGAAGCAACAATCCTGTTTTCTCTCTTccaatcagtttttttgttgcatGTGAAATAAAACGACCATATACTACTCAgctatactttttttaatagttaGAGTGAGAAACTTATACTCGTAGTATGAGGAAATGAAGATAAGGacaaaaataactataaataCTAAAAGGTATACCAGCCTAGAGAGAGATAAAAGACTTGAACTTTTTCCCCTAATTCCCCTCTTAGTATATGAATGAAAGATTGATTACTCgccaaaaataagaataagaacaaaattaaccaATTGCCATTCCAATTTCAATTTTGCCGGTCTTCGTCTTGCTCTTTTTTGGTTTATACATCtggatttttaattattaatccagctttgataaaaataagaataaaacaattttatcaaaatcaaaccATAAAATGAttggtaaaataatatttttcttggcACTTCTGTGTCCTTCAATAGTTTTAACGGAGTCGGAAGAAAATTTCGCAAGAGCTCTATCACCCGAGACATTCGATAAAGCAATTgaagaaaacaatcattttgtgatgttttttgCGCCATGGTAAGTTTCAATAAAGTAAttgttaagaaacaaaaataaaatacatttttaaaagttaagtttttttttcctttttaaaatttcaatttttatgacGTGTCTTTGAATTGGTAAGGAAAAGACGCATCAAGATAAcgagttttcttttatttcgaaatcaaaaaaaaagaaataagttcagAAAAGTTAGGGTTCGTAATCTTCAGTAAAGATAACGACCGGAAAGTAAGTGTTTTATTGAACACTTAAAACGTAATCTACCATTGAGTGTTTGAGTTTTTACAATCAGTTGCATAGGGACtagaaattaaagttttcaatcAATGTCCATTCTTAATTTAGGAAATTatagttatttaattttctttctttaaatattatgaACAACCAGATATGCCTCGAATATGCTTTATTTGGCGGCTTCACATTGTCATTCGCGTTATCGTGACCTAAAAACTATACTCATCAAAATTAAGTTCAGTCGCCCACAAGAAtagcatattttaaaataatgttcgaCTATTTTAAAAAAGCCTTATTATAAATGATGTCATGGCAGTTAATATCCTAATACTTAGTTATC
This window contains:
- the LOC129946348 gene encoding probable mitochondrial glutathione transporter SLC25A40; protein product: MTPSTKLPEKTGRRKINTDDPRFRIKPYQQIASACTGGIITSLIMTPLDVVKTRIQTQQKLLLSNKCFLYCNGLMDHLCPCGPNSAPLKNHLHLNGTIDAFIKISRSEGVKALWSGLGPTLVSALPSTVIYFVAYEQIRRHTKDFHNKHLGGTDMPLYVPLFAGVSSRIFAVTMVSPLELIRTKMQSQKMTYKEMTNAVRTMIQADGALVLFKGLPPTIYRDVPFSGIYWSCYEALKWYYQVTDPTFGFSFTAGAVAGSVAATITTPFDLIKTYQQIEFGEQVIYTDKPRPNIPIKTTSERLKEVYRLHGFRGLFAGLLPRLAKVAPACAVMISSFEYGKSFFYKLNVQRYNENHM